A section of the Pseudanabaena mucicola str. Chao 1806 genome encodes:
- a CDS encoding prohibitin family protein has product MSFIVSTISSLLSVLVFFNSQRLVDNRTARLVIKAIAGLIALTTAISALSRLLVVIPAGSVGVEDFQGKVSDRTLPAGLRVINPFADVVQFSTRLRDIKEEIGATSKEGLAIGIDVSIQYHIDPAKAASVYQNIGLEEREIIVSRFRSISREIVSGYPAEAIYATKREEVSLKLAEKLRSQMAPLGFVVDEALLRNVKVPETLQAAIQQRLKAEQENLQMKFVLEKEAQEAERKRIEAKGHADAQKILAEGLTPAVLQLRAIEATENLAKSTNSKVIVLGNGQGTPLILPVERDASKSVPTN; this is encoded by the coding sequence ATGTCATTTATCGTCTCGACGATCTCTTCATTGCTATCTGTACTTGTATTTTTTAATAGTCAACGTCTAGTTGATAATCGCACTGCCCGACTAGTGATCAAAGCGATCGCGGGCTTGATTGCTCTGACAACGGCGATTAGTGCTTTAAGTCGATTATTGGTGGTGATACCTGCGGGAAGTGTTGGGGTTGAAGATTTTCAGGGCAAAGTTAGCGATCGCACGTTACCCGCAGGGCTGCGCGTCATTAATCCCTTTGCTGATGTAGTCCAGTTTTCAACCCGCCTGCGTGATATCAAGGAGGAAATTGGGGCAACCTCCAAGGAAGGCTTAGCGATCGGCATTGATGTCAGCATTCAATACCATATTGATCCTGCTAAGGCGGCTAGTGTCTATCAAAATATTGGGCTAGAGGAACGGGAAATCATCGTGTCACGCTTTCGGTCAATTTCACGGGAAATCGTCTCTGGCTATCCTGCGGAAGCGATCTATGCTACTAAACGTGAAGAAGTCAGTCTAAAACTTGCGGAAAAATTGCGATCGCAAATGGCTCCCCTTGGTTTTGTCGTCGATGAAGCTTTGCTCCGCAATGTCAAGGTTCCTGAAACTTTGCAAGCAGCGATTCAGCAACGACTCAAGGCGGAGCAAGAAAATTTGCAGATGAAATTTGTGCTTGAAAAAGAGGCTCAAGAGGCTGAACGTAAGCGCATCGAAGCTAAAGGTCATGCGGATGCTCAAAAAATCTTGGCAGAGGGGCTAACGCCTGCCGTCTTACAATTACGCGCGATCGAGGCAACTGAAAATCTCGCCAAATCCACTAACTCTAAAGTCATCGTGTTGGGTAATGGGCAAGGCACACCCTTAATTTTGCCAGTTGAGCGAGATGCTAGTAAATCAGTTCCAACCAATTAA
- the plsX gene encoding phosphate acyltransferase PlsX — translation MRIAVDAMGGDFAPREVVEGAILAQTQLGVDIALVGDRDILANYFKQHNYKESDRLEIVPSEGIIEMDDEPLEGLRRKPNSSISVAMNLVKRKQADAVVSAGHSGAAMAAALLRLGRLPGVDRPAIGALFPTQVPHKPVLLLDVGANVDCRPKFLEQFAIMGSLYSKYAIGIQEPKVGLLNIGEEACKGNELAIRVHHSLQDNRQILFAGNAEGRDILKGQFDVIVCDGFTGNVVLKFAEGVGNAVMQILKEELPKGWRGKLGALLLKPNLKKVKERIDADEYGGALLLGVAGICVIGHGSSNAISIRNAIRVAKDAVENEVLERIRGQIKPKVAVPADDTPDDPPT, via the coding sequence GTGAGAATTGCAGTAGATGCGATGGGTGGGGACTTTGCCCCACGCGAAGTGGTTGAAGGAGCAATATTAGCTCAGACACAATTGGGTGTAGATATAGCGCTAGTTGGCGATCGCGATATTCTCGCGAACTACTTCAAGCAACATAACTATAAGGAAAGCGATCGCCTAGAGATCGTGCCATCGGAAGGCATCATCGAGATGGATGATGAACCCCTCGAAGGGCTACGCCGCAAGCCTAACTCCTCGATCTCCGTTGCCATGAATTTAGTCAAGCGCAAGCAAGCAGATGCGGTAGTTTCGGCTGGACATTCTGGCGCAGCAATGGCAGCCGCCCTGCTCCGATTGGGGCGTTTACCTGGGGTAGACCGACCTGCGATCGGCGCATTATTTCCCACACAGGTTCCCCACAAGCCTGTATTGCTACTCGATGTTGGCGCAAACGTGGATTGTCGTCCCAAATTTTTAGAACAATTTGCGATCATGGGGTCGCTTTACAGTAAATATGCGATCGGTATTCAAGAGCCTAAAGTCGGGTTGCTTAATATTGGCGAAGAAGCCTGTAAAGGCAATGAGCTAGCGATTCGTGTACACCATTCCTTGCAGGATAATCGGCAAATCTTATTTGCTGGTAATGCTGAAGGTCGCGACATTCTAAAGGGGCAATTTGACGTAATTGTATGTGATGGCTTCACAGGTAATGTTGTCCTCAAATTTGCTGAGGGTGTCGGTAATGCTGTCATGCAAATTCTCAAAGAAGAATTGCCTAAAGGTTGGCGCGGTAAGCTTGGGGCTCTGCTCCTGAAACCTAATCTCAAGAAAGTTAAAGAACGCATTGATGCCGATGAGTATGGTGGGGCTTTATTGCTAGGTGTGGCAGGTATTTGTGTCATTGGTCACGGTAGTTCTAACGCCATCAGCATTCGCAATGCTATCCGTGTCGCCAAGGATGCAGTGGAAAATGAAGTCCTAGAGCGCATCCGTGGTCAAATTAAGCCCAAAGTAGCTGTCCCTGCGGATGATACCCCCGACGACCCGCCAACTTAA